The Quercus robur chromosome 3, dhQueRobu3.1, whole genome shotgun sequence DNA segment AAAAAACTCAGGATAAAAGCAGCAAGGTACGTCCTTCTGGACGAAGTTCTCTATAGGAGGGGcttttctcaaccttatcttAGGTGTCTGACCCCAGAAGAGGCGAACTATGTGCTGAGggaagttcatgaaggagcCTCTGGAAACCATTCAGGAGCAAGGTCGCTTATCCAAAAAGTCGTCCGTGCGGGGTACTATTGGCCAACTGTTCAAGTGGATGCAAAAGCTTATGTCAAGGCATGCGACAAGTGCCAACGATTCAGTAATGTCCCCAGACAACCATCAGAGTACCTCACCCCAATGATGGCCCCGTGGCCCTTTGCTCAATGGGGCCTGGACATCCTAGGTCCATTTCCACTTGGAACTAGACAGATGAAATTCTTGGTGGTAGGGATTGActatttcactaagtgggtggagGCAGAACCATTGGCACACATTACACAGCAGAATGTAAAAAACTTCGTCTGGAAGAATATAGTGTGCAGGTTTGGAGTACCCAGGGTACTAGTTTCCGATAACGGGCGACAGTTTGACAACACCCTTTTCAGGGACTTCTGTCTACACTTTGGAATCAAAAATCATTATTCCTCCCCCGCACATCCACAGGCAAACGGTCAGGCTGAGGttacaaaccgatccttgctgaagatcatcaagactcgtcttgagggggcaaagggagtatggccagATGAGTTACCTGGTgtcctatgggcatacaggacgacagTGAGGACCCCTACAGGGGAGACCCCTTTTAAACTAGCCTATGGAAGTGAAGCAGTTATACCTGCGGAAGTGCACATGGCTAATCATAGGGTGATGTCATATGAGGAGAAGGATAACGAGGAGCAACTCCGCTTGAACCTCGATCTTATAGACGAAGTAAGGACAGAAGCAGAGCACAGGGCAGCGAAGtacaagaacctcatggctaggcaataTGATGCAAGGGTGAAACCAAGACGtttcaacataggagatctAGTCTTGAGGAAGGTCTCTTTAGCAACCAAGAACTCAGCTCATGGGAAATtgggccccaattgggaaggaccctatagagtCATCAACTTCAAAAGACAAGGATCCTATTACCTGGAGGCCCTGGACGGGAGAAAGCTTGAACATCCTTGGAACgtggagcacctgaggaggtactacCAGTAGAAGCGGGCCGAAATGAGGTTCACTGTGGACGAGCTTGAAGCTTGCTACCCTATTTATATTctgcttatattttatgctgTGTTTGATACTATCactttgttatttgtgttgtGATTATCTATCATGATTATGGACGAAATTATGGAGTGCTTACTAAATAAAAGGCATTAGCATGTATGTGCCTTATCTGTAAACGATATTTATGtaatgtacaaaatgttgtgttCATTTCAGATTTCCATGGCATTCTCGTTCAAAGCTAACCTACAGGGTGGCTGAGaacaaactattttttaattgtcaatGAGACGAATAAATTCTCTGGACGCGGAGATGCAACGTCTAAAGCTTTAGCTTTCCTAAGGAAAAGCAAGATCAAGGCACCCTATCCTAATCAAAGGACGAGGTAGTCCCTGAAAATAAGCCCAAAATGTTCGTCCATGAGGGCAGAACAAAGATGAGATACCCTCGTCTTAGACAAAGGACGAGGGAGAACCCAACTTGACACTCATCTGTACAAGACAAAATGGGCGTCCAAGCCTTAAAACAATTAGGCAAAGGACGAGGCATAATGCGCATCCAGGCCCGAGACAGTAAGGCCTATGGACGAGCAAGGTCCCAAAGTCTGGACGGTCAGGGTACATGAAAGAAATTTCAGTCTAAGGACGAGAAATAACCCTTCAAACTTTAATAGATGGTTTAAACACACTGAACAAGGACGAGTAAAGTATGAATGCATgcataaatatgaaaaatctcGTCCatacataaaagaaataaaattcacCAAGTGTTTGAAGGGCGGACAAACAACGTCCAAACAcccttgtaaaaaaaaaaaaaaaaaaaaaaaaaaaaaagtttcaatacCTCGTCCTCAAAACTTTGGACGAGTTTAGTGTACTTGAATTACATCGaaagatccaaaaaaaaaaaaaaaaaaaaaaaaaaaaaaaaaaaaaaaaaaaaacaacttctTAAGCAAGAGCAGTGGGTGGCTGGGTAGAGGCATCATCTTCAATATTGACGTCCTCAGAGCTGGTTTGGAGAAGAGAGCTGGTAGCAGCATTCAGGTTAAGTTTGATAGAGTTGAAGTCCACCTCAGGGAAGTTTTCAACAGCGTCCATCCTAAAGTCTTCAAAACCCGCTGCATAGTTGCGGTCCAACAAGTCTGTGAAATCCTTGGACGCTTTGAACTCCGCAATGGCATCGTCCTTAGCCTTGGAGAGGGAAGTACTCAGCTCGTCATTCTTCGCTTGAAGGTGGTCAAGACGGGAATCTTTCTCCACCACAGCGGCCTTCAACTCTGCGATCAAGTTTAGCTGCTCCACTTCCTTCTCCTTAGCCTCAGCAGCAACCCCAGCCCATTTCTTGCTCTCCTCCCTCACGTTTTTTATGGTCGTCTCTAGCAAAATCCTCGTCTTGTCCAACTCTGTGGCTTGCCTAGACGCTGCGATGAACTTGGACATGGCCTGCAAAAGGAATATGTTTGGTTAAGACACCCAAAAGATGGAGAAACGACAAAGTCAAGACGAAAGGAAATTTACCTTAAAAAG contains these protein-coding regions:
- the LOC126719621 gene encoding uncharacterized protein LOC126719621 yields the protein MTSSKTPPRTTAPTSSQLPSRVSSNIVENEDLAWQRFQEAVKDEDIHACYDMSLKDFEHSGVHDLFKAMSKFIAASRQATELDKTRILLETTIKNVREESKKWAGVAAEAKEKEVEQLNLIAELKAAVVEKDSRLDHLQAKNDELSTSLSKAKDDAIAEFKASKDFTDLLDRNYAAGFEDFRMDAVENFPEVDFNSIKLNLNAATSSLLQTSSEDVNIEDDASTQPPTALA